Proteins encoded by one window of Methanofastidiosum sp.:
- the cfbB gene encoding Ni-sirohydrochlorin a,c-diamide synthase, protein MPRVVIAGTASGVGKTSISCGIMKALSKKNDVAPFKVGPDFIDPIYHRFATGNFSRNLDTFFMEKDALIENFQRGTKKKDIAIIEGVRGLYEGIDPIGEVGSTSHVSKILDSPVILVMNTRSLTKSAAAYIKGFQALDPNVKIRGVILNQVRDETHFKKLKIAIETFTDVEIVGYVERGAISLSSRHLGLVPLIEREDKEEVMENLGKEIENSIDINKIKDIAKEAEDLEKKEGHLFQINPELKNNRITIGIPFDKAFSFYYKENIEALEENGAKISYFKPTEGDNLPDADGYYIGGGYPEIYPENISNNTSFLKDLKSAFEESKPIYGECGGLMVLSKYIEVENKKYPMAGIFDEGTLMKKSKQGLSYVIAEPTDKHFFLKDIVKGHEFHYSKMEPIPQKDFAYKIIRGKGINNGMDGLIRNKCIGSYLHIHIGGAPSWASSFLESIS, encoded by the coding sequence ATACCTAGGGTCGTAATTGCTGGAACTGCATCTGGGGTTGGCAAGACTTCAATTTCTTGTGGAATAATGAAAGCTTTATCAAAGAAAAATGATGTTGCGCCTTTCAAAGTAGGGCCAGATTTCATTGACCCCATATATCACAGATTTGCCACAGGAAACTTCTCGAGGAATCTTGATACTTTTTTTATGGAAAAAGATGCACTGATAGAGAATTTCCAAAGAGGTACCAAAAAGAAAGACATAGCTATAATTGAAGGTGTGAGAGGTCTGTACGAAGGGATAGATCCAATAGGTGAAGTGGGCTCGACATCTCACGTTTCAAAGATTTTAGATTCTCCTGTAATCCTAGTTATGAACACTCGTTCACTGACAAAAAGTGCTGCCGCTTACATTAAAGGATTTCAAGCTCTAGATCCAAATGTAAAAATTAGGGGAGTTATACTAAATCAAGTTAGAGACGAAACGCACTTTAAGAAATTAAAAATAGCTATAGAAACTTTTACTGACGTTGAAATTGTGGGCTATGTTGAACGTGGCGCGATATCACTAAGCTCAAGGCATCTTGGACTCGTTCCATTAATTGAAAGAGAAGATAAAGAAGAAGTTATGGAAAATCTTGGAAAAGAGATTGAAAATAGCATTGACATTAATAAAATAAAAGATATAGCCAAAGAAGCAGAAGATTTAGAAAAAAAAGAAGGGCATTTGTTTCAAATAAATCCAGAATTAAAAAATAATAGAATTACTATTGGTATACCATTTGATAAGGCCTTCAGCTTTTACTATAAAGAAAACATCGAAGCTTTAGAGGAAAATGGGGCTAAAATATCATATTTTAAACCTACCGAAGGGGATAATTTACCTGACGCCGACGGTTACTATATCGGAGGTGGATACCCTGAAATATACCCAGAAAACATCTCCAATAATACTAGTTTTTTAAAAGATTTAAAATCTGCTTTTGAAGAATCAAAACCGATATATGGCGAATGCGGTGGACTAATGGTATTATCCAAATACATTGAAGTAGAGAATAAAAAATATCCTATGGCGGGAATATTTGATGAAGGAACATTAATGAAAAAAAGTAAGCAAGGACTAAGCTATGTTATTGCTGAACCCACCGATAAACATTTCTTCTTAAAAGATATAGTTAAAGGTCACGAATTTCATTATTCTAAAATGGAGCCTATACCGCAAAAGGATTTTGCATACAAGATAATAAGGGGTAAGGGCATTAATAATGGTATGGATGGATTAATAAGAAACAA
- a CDS encoding P-loop NTPase, which yields MKQIAIYGKGGIGKSSISSNLSVNLASEGYEVLLIGCDPKSDSTINLFEGRRIDTVLDLYKKGITDPDKLVFEGYNGVKGVEVGGPAAGVGCAGRGILVALKTLNKDYYLEKGFDIVIYDVPGDVVCGGFAGPAREGYADEIYIVTSGEYLSIYAANNIAKGLFNLKVKMGGIIGNMRGIQKEEEKIQSYAEEIDSQMIKAVERNPKIYESEIEGKTVLEKYPNDPLNLKFKEIGEKIFENKKAKVPNPTTDEKIRSILGGLY from the coding sequence ATGAAACAGATTGCGATATATGGAAAAGGTGGAATAGGAAAATCATCAATTTCTTCAAATCTTTCAGTTAATTTAGCTTCCGAAGGATACGAGGTATTACTTATTGGTTGTGATCCGAAGAGTGACAGTACTATTAATCTCTTTGAAGGTAGAAGAATAGATACAGTGCTAGATTTATACAAAAAAGGGATTACCGACCCAGATAAACTAGTTTTTGAAGGGTATAATGGAGTAAAAGGTGTTGAGGTGGGAGGCCCCGCTGCAGGTGTAGGCTGTGCAGGAAGAGGGATTCTAGTTGCTTTAAAAACTCTTAACAAAGATTACTACCTTGAAAAAGGATTTGATATTGTAATATACGATGTCCCCGGAGATGTTGTATGCGGGGGTTTTGCAGGCCCAGCAAGAGAAGGGTATGCAGATGAGATCTACATAGTTACAAGTGGAGAGTATCTCTCAATATATGCGGCAAATAATATTGCAAAGGGATTATTTAATTTGAAAGTAAAGATGGGCGGAATAATAGGCAATATGAGGGGCATCCAGAAAGAAGAAGAGAAAATTCAATCTTATGCGGAAGAGATAGACTCTCAAATGATCAAAGCTGTTGAAAGAAATCCCAAAATATATGAAAGTGAAATTGAGGGTAAAACTGTTCTAGAAAAATATCCAAATGATCCTCTAAATTTAAAATTTAAAGAGATTGGAGAAAAAATTTTTGAAAATAAAAAAGCTAAAGTTCCAAATCCAACAACAGATGAAAAAATAAGATCAATACTTGGAGGCCTCTATTGA
- the cfbD gene encoding Ni-sirohydrochlorin a,c-diamide reductive cyclase catalytic subunit, with protein MTPRPNPIVAALYTLRDLDVDVAVLHGPSGCGFRAARLLEEDGMKVVTTSMSEEDLIFGASDKLIEVLNEVDELFSPRTIGVVGSCVSMIIGENVKKAIIDSGLKDKAFFVEIHGCMGANTRGAIETLKAAMEFGLIDEKEFQRQEKMLLLATEVESNSGMAKSKYTRPSRGAELKTVAEYIVNLLKDNKKIAVILNAKKETAYLFADVPLSINLASKKLGGSIINVGNLSTEVGLSRIKRYAEDIKKEFESNEISIDFISGGMDEYPIAGKNAISYLNDKDFDLLVAVGIPQALPLIDKESIAVTNGPREVHPLEDAGYKYVTVEIASHSTVMGTREIVLSELGEAIRKAAGIQ; from the coding sequence TTGACTCCAAGACCTAATCCGATAGTTGCAGCCTTGTACACATTAAGAGATCTTGATGTTGATGTTGCAGTATTACATGGGCCCTCTGGATGTGGATTTCGTGCAGCTAGATTATTAGAGGAAGACGGTATGAAAGTTGTAACGACTTCTATGTCTGAAGAGGATTTAATTTTTGGTGCCAGCGATAAACTAATCGAAGTATTGAATGAAGTTGATGAGCTTTTTTCACCGAGGACAATAGGAGTTGTTGGTTCTTGTGTGAGCATGATTATTGGGGAGAATGTAAAGAAAGCTATAATTGATTCTGGATTAAAGGATAAAGCGTTCTTTGTTGAAATTCACGGTTGTATGGGGGCAAATACAAGAGGGGCAATAGAAACTTTGAAAGCTGCAATGGAATTTGGCCTAATTGATGAAAAAGAGTTTCAAAGACAGGAAAAGATGCTTCTTTTAGCAACTGAAGTCGAATCAAATAGCGGTATGGCAAAATCAAAGTATACTAGGCCCTCAAGAGGTGCAGAACTTAAAACTGTTGCAGAATATATAGTCAATCTATTAAAAGATAATAAAAAAATAGCAGTTATTCTAAATGCAAAGAAAGAAACTGCATACCTTTTTGCTGATGTTCCACTTTCAATAAATTTGGCCTCTAAAAAACTAGGCGGATCAATTATAAACGTAGGTAATCTTTCTACTGAAGTAGGACTCTCAAGAATCAAAAGATATGCCGAGGATATCAAAAAAGAGTTTGAATCAAATGAAATTTCTATTGATTTTATTTCTGGAGGTATGGACGAGTATCCTATAGCTGGTAAAAATGCAATATCATATCTTAATGACAAGGATTTTGACCTTCTTGTTGCAGTAGGTATACCTCAAGCCTTGCCTCTTATAGATAAAGAATCAATAGCAGTCACAAATGGCCCAAGAGAAGTACACCCGCTAGAAGATGCAGGATATAAATATGTGACAGTTGAAATTGCTTCACACTCAACTGTTATGGGTACAAGGGAAATAGTTCTTAGTGAACTTGGTGAGGCAATAAGAAAAGCTGCAGGGATTCAATGA
- the cfbA gene encoding sirohydrochlorin nickelochelatase yields MKGAILVGHGSRLSYNKELLTKLSEIFKEYFDGNIIEIGFMEMNTPKIMDAVKSAVKKGADELYIVPVFLAKGVHTTEDIPGEVGGFENGKSTIDIEGKKVRLIYCEPIGPDRRIAEILWDRVKEKY; encoded by the coding sequence ATGAAAGGTGCAATATTAGTTGGACATGGAAGTAGGCTCAGCTACAACAAAGAGCTCTTAACAAAATTATCTGAAATTTTTAAAGAATATTTCGACGGAAATATTATTGAGATTGGATTTATGGAAATGAATACTCCAAAGATAATGGACGCAGTAAAAAGTGCCGTAAAAAAAGGGGCTGATGAATTGTACATAGTTCCAGTTTTTTTGGCAAAAGGTGTCCATACAACAGAAGATATACCTGGTGAAGTCGGTGGTTTCGAAAACGGAAAAAGTACAATCGATATTGAGGGAAAGAAGGTTAGACTCATTTACTGTGAACCCATCGGACCTGACAGAAGAATTGCTGAGATTCTTTGGGACAGAGTAAAGGAAAAATATTAA
- a CDS encoding response regulator, protein MSKILIVEDYKDLSEFYQEFLEGDTLFTASDGESAVSLYKEHKPDIVLMDLKLPKKSGIDATKEIIQIDPKAKIIAITAYGSTIGSKALEAGAKEVLRKPVRFNELKDIIEKYKSI, encoded by the coding sequence ATGTCTAAAATTTTAATAGTGGAAGATTATAAAGATTTATCTGAATTTTACCAAGAATTCTTAGAAGGAGATACTTTATTTACCGCTTCAGATGGCGAATCGGCTGTATCCCTCTACAAAGAACATAAGCCAGATATAGTCCTTATGGATTTAAAACTTCCAAAGAAAAGTGGGATTGATGCGACTAAGGAAATTATCCAAATTGATCCAAAAGCAAAAATAATTGCAATCACTGCTTATGGCTCTACTATAGGCTCCAAGGCTTTAGAAGCAGGAGCTAAAGAAGTTTTGAGAAAGCCAGTTAGATTTAACGAGCTGAAAGATATAATAGAGAAATATAAATCTATTTAG
- a CDS encoding tetratricopeptide repeat protein, with translation MNNLSLIYDVQGKFAEAESLSINALEIWEHNLGPDDPDIATCLNNLAGIYVSRGKYKEAEPLYKRSLEIKEKAFGQNHLETATSYNNLADLYRLEKRFNEAESLYRKAIEIFEHNKNVKDPNIGSSLNNLAEIYKIKCQYDDALKLYKRAFEIWKIAYGPDHPDIATAINNIAGIYYLEGNYEEAEKLYREVLMIDEKTYGLNHHYNAMTFNNIALVKEGMGQYDDAERYFKEAISICQNTLGENHPSFVTFLNNVAGLYRAKERYEEAEFYFKKGLLVLEKVFGSANPDVAMAMLNLAEMYESQGRTEDAKRFSESAKSIYKKAFKNG, from the coding sequence ATGAACAATCTCTCATTGATATATGATGTTCAAGGAAAATTTGCCGAGGCCGAATCTCTTTCTATAAACGCATTAGAGATATGGGAACATAATCTAGGCCCAGATGATCCTGACATTGCTACTTGCCTGAACAATCTTGCAGGGATATACGTATCAAGAGGCAAATATAAAGAAGCAGAACCTTTATACAAAAGATCTTTAGAGATTAAGGAAAAAGCATTTGGCCAGAACCATCTAGAAACTGCTACAAGCTATAACAATTTGGCTGACCTTTACCGTTTAGAGAAAAGATTTAATGAAGCAGAGTCTCTATACAGAAAGGCTATTGAGATTTTTGAACATAATAAGAATGTTAAGGATCCAAATATCGGCTCTTCTTTGAACAATCTTGCAGAAATATATAAGATTAAGTGCCAGTATGACGATGCACTAAAACTATACAAGAGGGCATTTGAAATTTGGAAGATTGCTTATGGTCCCGACCATCCCGACATTGCAACAGCCATAAATAATATCGCCGGAATTTACTATCTTGAAGGGAATTATGAAGAAGCTGAAAAACTTTACAGGGAAGTCTTGATGATCGATGAAAAAACTTATGGGCTAAATCATCACTATAATGCCATGACCTTTAATAATATTGCTTTGGTAAAAGAAGGGATGGGGCAATATGACGATGCAGAGCGTTACTTCAAAGAAGCAATAAGTATATGCCAAAATACTTTGGGCGAAAATCATCCTTCTTTCGTGACTTTCTTAAACAACGTTGCAGGATTATACCGGGCAAAAGAAAGGTATGAAGAAGCAGAATTTTATTTCAAGAAAGGGCTTCTAGTTTTGGAGAAAGTATTTGGCAGTGCTAATCCTGATGTAGCAATGGCAATGTTGAATCTCGCCGAGATGTATGAATCCCAAGGTAGAACGGAAGACGCAAAAAGATTTTCTGAAAGTGCAAAAAGTATATACAAAAAAGCCTTCAAGAATGGCTAA